The genome window GGAGCCGTGGATTGGCCTCGATGAAGTGGAACTCCTCGCCCCGCACCAGGAATTCGAACGTGCCGAGCCCGGTGTAGAGCGCGGCGCGCGCCAGCCGTAGGGCGGTCGACACGAGTGCGGTCCGTACGCTGTCCGGGAGTTCGGGCGCGGGCGCGATCTCGACGAGCTTCTGGTGCCGGCGCTGGGCGCTGCAGTCCCGCTCCCACAGATGCGTGAGAGCGCCGTGCGCGTCGCCGAGGATCTGCACCTCGATGTGCCGGGCACCCTCCAGCAGCCGCTCGGCGTACACCGTGTCGAGCCCGAAGCCCTGCCGAACCTCGGAGCGGCAGCGCTCCCACGCCCCGGCCAGCTCATCGGCCGTCCGCACCACCCGCATACCGCGCCCGCCGCCCCCGCCGACCGCCTTGATCATCAACGGGCCGTCGCGGAGGAGCTCCCGGGCCTCCTGCAGGGTCGTTCCCCCTCCGGGCAGGACGGGGACACCCAGCTCCGAGGCGAAGGCACGCGCGCGTGCCTTGTCGCCGAAGAGGGCCAGGGCGTCGGGGGAGGGGCCGACGAACGTGACCTGCCCGGCGGCGCAGCGTCGGGCGAACTCCGCGTCCTCGCTGAGGAATCCGTATCCCGGGTGCAGGAACGCGCAGCCGGTCGAACGTGCGGCGGTCAGCAGCGCCTCCGCGTCCCGGTAGTCCGGGACCGGTACGCTCTCGTCGGCGTACCGGACGTGCGCGTCGTCGCCGTCCGCGTACACCGCGACCGTCCGCAGGCCCAGTTCGGCGGCGGCGCGCAGCACCCGGACGGCGATCTCCCCGCGGTTGGCGACGAGTACGGCCTCGGAACCCATGAATCCCTCCCCGGTCGCAAGAAGGCTACGAGGACGCCGAGCCCAGCAGCCAGTCGTAGGCCGTCCGGGCAGTGAACTCCGCCTGCCCGCCGCGCAACAGCAACCCCGCCGTGGCGAACGCCGGGTCGTCCGCCTGAGCGGCGACGTACGGGACCGCGATGCACCGCATCCCGGCCGCGTGAGCGGCGACGACTCCCGGTGCCGCGTCCTCCACGACCACGCAGTCGGCGGGCGACGTGCCGAGGCGGCGCGCGGCTTCGAGGAAGACGTCCGGGGCGGCTTGCCGTGCGCGACCTCGTCGGCCGAGACGGCCGTGCCGAGCCATGCGCGCAGGCCCGTGCCCGCCAGGACCGCCTCGATGGCCTCATGCGAGGAGCCCGAGGCGACGGCCATCGGCACGCCCGCGCCGGCCGGCATCTCCACGAACTTCCGCATCTCCGGGTAGACCGGGGTGGCGGCGCGGGCGAGCGCCAGATAGCGCCGGTCCTTCTCCGCGAGCAGCTCGTCGAGCGGGGATGTGAGGCCGTAGCGCTCCTGCCAGTGGACCACCGTCTCCCGTGTGCTGACGCCGACGTACCGCTCGTGGTCCGTCCAGGTGTAGGTGACGCCCTGCCCGGCGAGGAGCTGTCGGCCCGCCTCGAAGTAGTTGGGCTCGCTGTCCACGAGGGTCCCGTCGAGATCGAGGACGACAGCGGTGGCGCCGAGGGTGCTCATGGGCTCCAGCATGCCAAGGGGCGGCCTGTGCCCCGCCCGGGCGTCAGTGCGCCGCCGCGCGGCCGATCGACTCCACCAACGGCAGCAGCCGGTGCGGTACGCGTTCGCGCAGTGCCACCTCCGTGCGGGTGCGGACCACCCCGGGCAAGCTGATGAGCGTCTGGATGACGTCCTCCAGGTGTGCGTTGTCGCGTGCGACCACCCGGGTCAGCAGGTCGCCGCCACCGGTGATGGAGAACGCCTCCACGATCTCGGGCACAGCCGCGAGCGCGTCGCCCACCTCGTCCAGATGCCCCTGCGTGACCTCGATGTGCACGAAGGCCAGCACGGGGTGCCCGAGCGCGGCGGGCGACAGGGACGGCCCCGTGCCGGTGATCACCCCGTCGCGCTCCAGACGGTCTAGGCGGGCCTGGAGAGTGCCCCGCGCGATGCCCAGGATGCGCGCGTACTCGCGCACGCTGGTGCGCGGCTGTTCGAGCAGCAGCCGCAGGATGCGGGTGTCGAGTCCGTCCACGGCCATGGTCCGTTGGCCTCCCGGTGGTATCAGTGGATCTTCTTCGACTGTACCAATGGATCAGTGAACAGCACGCCGGTTGAGCCACTGCGGCTCTGATGCTTTCCTTAGGGGTATCAATGGCGCCGCGCAGCGCAGGACCGGTGACGAGGCCGGAATCCGTGCCCGCGGCGCCATTCCCATGTCCTGGCGTCGCGATGACATGAGAAGTGGGGCGGACGGACGACGGTGACTCACCCGGTGCTGAAGAAGTTGAAGAAGATGTTCACGGCTCCGGATCCGGGGCTGTTCCGGCTGCGCGTGTCGTTGCGCGCGGTGCTCGGCATCGGCCTCGCCGTGACCGCGTGCGCGGCGGCCGGGCTGCCGCTGCCGGCCTCGGTCACCGGCGGGCTCGCCGCGCTGCTGGCACTGTTCACGGTCGCCGACCCGACCGTGCGCGGCCAGGCGGTCACCACCGCGCTGCTGCCCGCCGTCGGCCTTCCGGTCCTCACGGTCGCGACCGCCCTGCACGATGTGCCGGCGGTGCGGGACGCGGTCTGGCTCACGGTCGTCCTCGCCGGTGTCTACGCCCGTCGCTGGGGGCCGCGCGGGCATGCACTCGGCATCTTCGCCTTCATGACCTTCTTCGTCGCGCAGTTCCTGCACGCCGTCCCGGGGCAGCTTCCGGAGCTGTACGCGGCCGTGGTGCTCTCGCTCGCCACCGCCTCGGCGGTGCGCTTCGGGGTGTGGTGCGTCGAACGCCGTACGCCGCTGCCCGCCGCGCCCGCACCGCTCGGCGGCCGCGGCCTCGCCCGGCCCGCCACCCGCCAGGCCTTCCAGGCGACCGCCGCTTGCGCCTTCGCCATCGCGGCCGGCCAGGTGCTGTCCCACGAGCGTTGGTACTGGGCCGTCGGCACCGCCTGGTGGATCTTCGTGAACACCGCCTCGCGCGGCGAGACGCTGGTGCGCGGCTTCCGGCGGGTCGTCGGCACGGTCACCGGCATCGTCGCCGGGCTGCTGGTCGCGGTGCCGCTGCACGGCTCCCCGGCGCCCACCGCCGCGCTCGTCGCCGTCTGCGTCTTCGGCATCTTCTACACGGCGGCCCCGTCCTACAGCTGGATGATGTTCTTCGTCACCGTGATGGCGGGCCTGCTCTACGGCCTCCTCGGCGTGCTGCACCCGGGGCTGCTCGCCCTGCGCCTCGCGGAGACGGGCGTCGGGGCCCTGGGGGCGGCCCTCGCCGTCGTGCTCGTCCTGCCGATCACCACGCACGCGGTCACCGACCAGTGGGTGCGCCGAGCCGTGTACGCGGTGCACGCCTGCACCGCCGCGGCGGCACGGCGGCTCGCGGGCGACCCGGAGGCGGACCCCGCGTCGCGCGCGGCGGAGCTCGAGGCGTTGCTGGGGCGCGTCCGACAGGCGCTCGCGCCGTTGGTGCATCCGCTGAACCCGCTGCGTGCGCGCAAGGCGCGGGCCCGCCAGGTGCTGGCGCTGCTCGACGAGT of Streptomyces cynarae contains these proteins:
- a CDS encoding Lrp/AsnC family transcriptional regulator, which translates into the protein MAVDGLDTRILRLLLEQPRTSVREYARILGIARGTLQARLDRLERDGVITGTGPSLSPAALGHPVLAFVHIEVTQGHLDEVGDALAAVPEIVEAFSITGGGDLLTRVVARDNAHLEDVIQTLISLPGVVRTRTEVALRERVPHRLLPLVESIGRAAAH
- a CDS encoding FUSC family protein; this translates as MFTAPDPGLFRLRVSLRAVLGIGLAVTACAAAGLPLPASVTGGLAALLALFTVADPTVRGQAVTTALLPAVGLPVLTVATALHDVPAVRDAVWLTVVLAGVYARRWGPRGHALGIFAFMTFFVAQFLHAVPGQLPELYAAVVLSLATASAVRFGVWCVERRTPLPAAPAPLGGRGLARPATRQAFQATAACAFAIAAGQVLSHERWYWAVGTAWWIFVNTASRGETLVRGFRRVVGTVTGIVAGLLVAVPLHGSPAPTAALVAVCVFGIFYTAAPSYSWMMFFVTVMAGLLYGLLGVLHPGLLALRLAETGVGALGAALAVVLVLPITTHAVTDQWVRRAVYAVHACTAAAARRLAGDPEADPASRAAELEALLGRVRQALAPLVHPLNPLRARKARARQVLALLDECARRTRGLVAVAADPDASHDARLTDACRRVETAVEALLGAVPERALTSPAGVPGHHPGAEQALGHLHGLERALIALAVPLRASSPVRV